A region of the Bacillus sp. NP247 genome:
TCTGTAAATGAAGAGCTTGTACACGGGATTCCAGGGAAGCGTAAGCTCGAAGAGGGCGATATCATCAGTATCGATATTGGTGCGAAATACAATGGGTACCATGGAGATTCTGCATGGACGTATCCAGTTGGAAACATTTCTGAATCTGTTCAAAAGCTACTTGATGTCACAGAAAAATCGTTGTATCTTGGTCTAGAACAAGTAAAACCAGGCGAAAGATTATCAAATATCTCGCATGCGGTTCAAACACATGCTGAAGAGAATGGGTTCTCGATCGTTAGGGAGTATGTTGGTCACGGAATCGGGCAAGACTTACATGAGGACCCTCAAATCCCGCACTATGGTCCACCAAATAGAGGCCCTAGATTAAAGCCGGGAATGGTCATCTGTGTTGAGCCGATGGTGAATCAAGGAAGACGATATGTAAAAACACTATCTGATGACTGGACAGTGGTAACGGTAGATGGTAAATGGTGTGCACACTTTGAGCACACGATTGCTCTTACAGAAGCAGGATACGAAATCCTTACCACTTTATAAGTAGCTGGCTCTCCGGGATTTCAGAGCAGTGTAAAATGTTACTGATTTGAAGAAGGGAGAACTATTGAATGGCTAAAGATGATGTAATTGAAGTCGAAGGTACCGTTCTTGAAACGTTGCCAAATGCTATGTTCAAAGTAGAATTAGAGAATGGGCATGTCGTATTGGCTCACGTTTCTGGTAAAATCCGTATGAACTTCATTCGTATTTTACCAGGAGACAAAGTTACGGTAGAATTATCTCCGTACGATTTAAATCGTGGTCGTATTACGTACCGTTTTAAATAATATAGCACTCCGTAATCTTTAAGGAGGTTCGAGACATGAAAGTAAGACCGTCAGTTAAACCAATCTGCGAAAAATGTAAAGTTATTCGTAGACGTGGAAAAGTAATGGTTATTTGTGAAAACCCTAAACATAAACAAAAACAAGGTTAATCAGAAGGAGGTGCATTCAGAATGGCACGTATCGCAGGTGTAGATATTCCTCGTGACAAGCGCGTTGTTATTTCTTTAACTTACGTATTCGGCATTGGTCGCACAACTGCTGAAAAAATTCTTACAGAAGCTGGTATTTCTTCGGAAACACGAGTTCGTGATTTATCGGAAGATGAATTAGGACGTATCCGTGATATCATCGATCGTATTAAAGTTGAGGGAGATCTTCGTCGTGAAGTATCTCTTAACATTAAACGTCTAATGGAGATCGGTTCTTACCGTGGTCTTCGTCACCGTCGTGGTTTACCAGTTCGTGGTCAAAACTCTAAAAACAATGCTCGTACACGTAAAGGTCCACGTCGTACAGTAGCAAATAAAAAGAAATAATAAGTAAAGGAGGTTGAACTAACAATGGCACGTAAAACAAACACTCGTAAAAAACGTGTGAAAAAGAATATTGAAGCTGGTATAGCTCATATTCGTTCTACTTTCAACAACACAATCGTAACACTTACAGATACTCACGGTAACGCACTTTCTTGGTCTAGTGCTGGTGCACTTGGTTTCCGTGGATCTCGTAAATCTACTCCATTCGCTGCGCAAATGGCTGCTGAAGCTGCTTCTAAAGTTGCAATGGAGCATGGTTTAAAAACTTTAGAGGTTACTGTTAAAGGTCCTGGTGCTGGTCGTGAAGCTGCAATTCGTGCTCTTCAAGCGGCAGGTCTAGAAGTAACAGCAATTAGAGATGTTACTCCAGTTCCTCATAATGGATGTCGTCCACCAAAACGTCGTCGTGTGTAATTTTTCTGTATAGAATTTTCCCTTTTGTCTATAATGGATATGATGCATTATCGAGAAATTTCGTACAGAAACATCGCTTGTTGTGCACAATCGGGAACTGCCTAAGGGGGACTTTCGGTTGAACAGAGGTTCTTCCTTTGTTTAACCGAGGTTTCGACGTTTTGAAGGAGGGTTTAGTTAATGATTGAAATCGAAAAACCGAAAATCGAAACGGTTGAACTTAACGAAGATGCTAAGTATGGCAAATTCGTGATTGAACCGCTTGAGCGTGGATATGGTACTACTTTGGGTAACTCCTTACGTCGTATTCTTTTATCCTCACTCCCTGGTGCCGCTGTAACTGCTATCCAAATCGATGGCGTTTTACACGAATTTTCAACAGTTGAGGGCGTAGTAGAGGATGTTACTACGATGATCTTAAACTTGAAAAAGTTAGCTCTTAAAATCTACTCTGAAGAAGAGAAGACGTTGGAAATCGATGTACAGGGCGAAGGTATTGTCACAGCTGCTGATATTACTCACGATAGTGATGTTGAAATCTTAAATCCAGATTTACACATTGCGACGTTAGCAAAAAATGCGCATTTCCGCATGCGTTTAACTGCAAAGCGTGGCCGTGGGTATACGCCAGCTGATGCAAATAAAAGCGAAGATCAACCAATAGGAGTAATTCCTATTGATTCTATTTATACTCCAGTATCACGTGTTACTTACCAAGTGGAAAAGACACGTGTCGGACAAGTGGCTAATTATGATAAGCTTACGCTTGATGTATGGACGGATGGAAGCATCGGGCCAAAAGAAGCTATCTCTTTAGGTGCCAAAATCTTAACTGAGCATTTAAATATCTTTGTTGGTTTAACTGACGAAGCACAAAATGCTGAGATTATGGTCGAGAAGGAAGAAGATCAAAAAGAAAAAGTTCTAGAGATGACTATCGAAGAACTGGATCTTTCTGTTCGTTCTTATAATTGCCTAAAACGTGCAGGAATTAATACTGTACAAGAGCTTGCGAACAAAACAGAAGAAGATATGATGAAAGTTCGTAACTTAGGACGTAAATCCTTAGAAGAAGTTAAACATAAACTTGAGGAATTAGGTTTAGGTTTACGTAAAGACGACTGAGGATTTAAACCCATCAACAAAGGAGGGAACTACGAATGGCATACAGAAAATTAGGCCGTACAAGTGCGCAACGTAAAGCTATGTTACGTGATTTAGCTACTGATTTAATTATCAACGAGCGCATCCAAACGACAGAAACTCGTGCAAAAGAACTTCGTTCTGTAGTGGAAAAAATGATCACTTTAGGTAAACGCGGAGATCTTCATGCTCGTCGTCAAGCAGCAGCTTTCATCCGTAATGAGGTTGCTAACGCTGAGACTGGTCAAGATGCACTTCAAAAATTATTCGCTGATGTAGCTCCACGCTATGCTGAGCGCCAAGGCGGATACACTCGTATTGCAAAAATTGGTCCACGTCGCGGAGACGCAGCACCAATGGTAATTATCGAGTTAGTATAATGATGATTAAAAGGGCAGGACAGTTCTTTTCAAGTAACTGGTCATGGCCCTTTTTTTTTAAGTATAGAAAAATAGGCTAACTTGGCGATAGAAAGGGTGCCTTGTATTGAAAAAAGAGAAACTTCGGACAGAAAATATATCATTTCAATATCCTGGGGCAGCCTCTTATGCATTAAAAGATGTTTCGTTTTCCTTATATGAAGGAGAATGGGTATCTGTTATTGGACAAAATGGTTCAGGGAAGTCTACACTTGCAAAATTATTGAATGGCTTATTTTTACCGGAATCAGGGACAATTACTGTAAATGATACAATGATTTTATCAGAGGAAACAGTATGGGATGTTCGAAAGCAAATTGGGATGGTATTTCAAAATCCAGATAATCAATTTGTTGGAACGACAGTACAAGATGACGTTGTATTCGGCCTTGAGAACATCGGAATGCCAAGGGAGCAGATGATAGAAAGACTAGAACAAGCTCTGCAACTTGTCCGTATGGAAGATTTTTTAAATGAAGAACCCCATTCGTTATCTGGTGGACAAAAGCAGCGAGTCGCAATAGCAGGTATTTTAGCACTTCAGCCATCTATTTTAATACTAGATGAAGCAACTTCAATGTTAGACCCTCAGGGAAGACGTGAAGTAGTAGAAACGGTCAGACAACTTGTTAATCAAAAGGGTATTACGGTGTTATCGATTACGCACGATTTAGAAGAAGCGGCACAGTCAGACCGTATTATTATTTTGAACAAGGGAGAAATATTAGAGGAAGGTAC
Encoded here:
- the map gene encoding type I methionyl aminopeptidase, with amino-acid sequence MIICKTPREIEIMREAGRIVALTHQELKQHITPGITTKELDQIAEKTIRKYGATPSFKGYNGFPGSICASVNEELVHGIPGKRKLEEGDIISIDIGAKYNGYHGDSAWTYPVGNISESVQKLLDVTEKSLYLGLEQVKPGERLSNISHAVQTHAEENGFSIVREYVGHGIGQDLHEDPQIPHYGPPNRGPRLKPGMVICVEPMVNQGRRYVKTLSDDWTVVTVDGKWCAHFEHTIALTEAGYEILTTL
- the infA gene encoding translation initiation factor IF-1, which codes for MAKDDVIEVEGTVLETLPNAMFKVELENGHVVLAHVSGKIRMNFIRILPGDKVTVELSPYDLNRGRITYRFK
- the rpmJ gene encoding 50S ribosomal protein L36; this translates as MKVRPSVKPICEKCKVIRRRGKVMVICENPKHKQKQG
- the rpsM gene encoding 30S ribosomal protein S13 codes for the protein MARIAGVDIPRDKRVVISLTYVFGIGRTTAEKILTEAGISSETRVRDLSEDELGRIRDIIDRIKVEGDLRREVSLNIKRLMEIGSYRGLRHRRGLPVRGQNSKNNARTRKGPRRTVANKKK
- the rpsK gene encoding 30S ribosomal protein S11 gives rise to the protein MARKTNTRKKRVKKNIEAGIAHIRSTFNNTIVTLTDTHGNALSWSSAGALGFRGSRKSTPFAAQMAAEAASKVAMEHGLKTLEVTVKGPGAGREAAIRALQAAGLEVTAIRDVTPVPHNGCRPPKRRRV
- a CDS encoding DNA-directed RNA polymerase subunit alpha; amino-acid sequence: MIEIEKPKIETVELNEDAKYGKFVIEPLERGYGTTLGNSLRRILLSSLPGAAVTAIQIDGVLHEFSTVEGVVEDVTTMILNLKKLALKIYSEEEKTLEIDVQGEGIVTAADITHDSDVEILNPDLHIATLAKNAHFRMRLTAKRGRGYTPADANKSEDQPIGVIPIDSIYTPVSRVTYQVEKTRVGQVANYDKLTLDVWTDGSIGPKEAISLGAKILTEHLNIFVGLTDEAQNAEIMVEKEEDQKEKVLEMTIEELDLSVRSYNCLKRAGINTVQELANKTEEDMMKVRNLGRKSLEEVKHKLEELGLGLRKDD
- the rplQ gene encoding 50S ribosomal protein L17, yielding MAYRKLGRTSAQRKAMLRDLATDLIINERIQTTETRAKELRSVVEKMITLGKRGDLHARRQAAAFIRNEVANAETGQDALQKLFADVAPRYAERQGGYTRIAKIGPRRGDAAPMVIIELV
- a CDS encoding energy-coupling factor ABC transporter ATP-binding protein; this translates as MKKEKLRTENISFQYPGAASYALKDVSFSLYEGEWVSVIGQNGSGKSTLAKLLNGLFLPESGTITVNDTMILSEETVWDVRKQIGMVFQNPDNQFVGTTVQDDVVFGLENIGMPREQMIERLEQALQLVRMEDFLNEEPHSLSGGQKQRVAIAGILALQPSILILDEATSMLDPQGRREVVETVRQLVNQKGITVLSITHDLEEAAQSDRIIILNKGEILEEGTPEQIFKSSHMLQEIGLDVPFSVKIAELLKRNEIHLQNMHLTMESLVNELWRLHSKK